ACCAATATAGTACTGCCTTTCAATTCATCACTATCTTTTTTCATCGGGCTGAAAGTATCAGACCAGATGCTCTATATCTGAGAAATCGATCGGAGATGTTGCATCCAGCGAGATCGGTGTCACGGATATGTGACCGTTCTCAATGGCATTGACATCGGTACCCTCTTCCGCTTCATGGATCAGGTCACCTGTTATCCAGTAATATGAGGTTCCCCGTGGATCATGGCGCTCTTCGACATTGGTCTCGAAGAACTTGCGTGCAAGCTTTGTGATCTCCACTTCACAGTCATCTTCTGCAAAATGAGGGATGTTAATGTTCAGAAGGTCAACATTCTCAGGAAGGCCATCCTTCAATACTTTTTTTGCCACACGGTTAACAAACTTCACGCCCACATCAAAGTCATGCTGGAAATCCCTCAGGTCATCGAATTTCAGGCCCTCCTCAGTTACCTGGATGGAAGCAGCAATAGCAGGAACACCATAACTTGCACCCTCGAGTGCAGCTCCTACGGTCCCTGATGTCGTGATAGTGTCGGTACTTATGTTCTCACCAATGTTGAACCCGGAGAGGATCAGATCAGGCAGTCCCTTCATGATAGAAAAGATGCCCAGTATCACGGAATCCGTAGGGGTTCCGCCCACAGCATGCACATCTATGCCATCTATTGATGTACGGGTTATACGAAGTGGATCAAATATGGAGATCGATCGGCCCACACCGCTTTGTTGCATAGCCGGTGCTGAGACTGTGACATCGCCAAGGTCGGACACACTCCTGTAGGCTGCCCTTATACCGGCAGCATAGACACCATCATCGTTTGTGAGCAGTATTCGCTTTGACATCGGTGTTCTCATTGTCCTTTGTCGTATTATAGTTAATGGAACAAAAAAGATGAAA
This genomic stretch from Methanococcoides sp. LMO-2 harbors:
- the surE gene encoding 5'/3'-nucleotidase SurE; translated protein: MSKRILLTNDDGVYAAGIRAAYRSVSDLGDVTVSAPAMQQSGVGRSISIFDPLRITRTSIDGIDVHAVGGTPTDSVILGIFSIMKGLPDLILSGFNIGENISTDTITTSGTVGAALEGASYGVPAIAASIQVTEEGLKFDDLRDFQHDFDVGVKFVNRVAKKVLKDGLPENVDLLNINIPHFAEDDCEVEITKLARKFFETNVEERHDPRGTSYYWITGDLIHEAEEGTDVNAIENGHISVTPISLDATSPIDFSDIEHLV